One genomic window of Longimicrobium sp. includes the following:
- a CDS encoding DUF2911 domain-containing protein — protein MRSIVTRPLLSVACALPLLAAAPAAAQQTDSAALVTVLGRDTLALERWTRTPTRITAEAVVRSPRTTHRRYEMDLAPDGRMRRFAERMFDPATPETPVRTEVYEAVEGGWTRTVTLGDSVATSRVEATADALPWVDLVHWPFELALMRAVGGQGGTQPMLVGGRSLAYGVAPAQGGGWTLTHPLRGPSVARVDAQGRLLSLDAAGTTRKVIVTRVPWLEIEEPAARWARADREGRGVGELSGRGREEATVAGAQILVDYGTPMRRGREIFGQVVPWGQVWRTGANRATHFTTDRTLVLGDDPCSDLVVPPGEYTLYTIPEQDGGWLIVNRQTGQGGTTYDAARDLGRVRMTRTTHAEPVEAFTIDVEPAGNGGTLRIIWDRSAFTVPFRVR, from the coding sequence ATGCGATCGATCGTGACACGCCCTCTCCTGTCCGTAGCCTGCGCGCTGCCGCTGCTGGCCGCCGCACCCGCCGCCGCGCAGCAGACCGACAGCGCGGCGCTGGTCACCGTGCTGGGGCGCGACACGCTGGCTCTGGAGCGGTGGACGCGCACGCCGACGCGCATCACCGCCGAGGCCGTCGTTCGCTCGCCGCGCACCACGCACCGCCGCTACGAGATGGACCTGGCGCCGGACGGCCGCATGCGCCGGTTTGCAGAGCGGATGTTCGATCCCGCCACGCCGGAAACGCCCGTTCGCACGGAGGTGTACGAGGCGGTGGAAGGCGGATGGACGCGCACGGTGACGCTGGGCGATTCCGTGGCCACGAGCCGCGTCGAGGCCACGGCCGATGCGCTGCCGTGGGTAGACTTGGTGCACTGGCCCTTCGAGCTGGCGCTGATGCGGGCCGTGGGCGGGCAGGGCGGCACCCAGCCCATGCTGGTGGGCGGCCGCTCGCTGGCGTACGGCGTGGCGCCGGCGCAGGGCGGGGGATGGACGCTCACGCATCCCCTGCGCGGACCGTCGGTCGCGCGGGTGGACGCGCAAGGCCGGCTGCTTTCCCTCGACGCCGCAGGGACCACGCGTAAGGTGATCGTCACGCGCGTACCGTGGCTGGAAATTGAGGAGCCCGCCGCGCGCTGGGCCCGCGCCGACCGCGAGGGACGCGGTGTGGGCGAGCTATCCGGACGCGGCCGCGAGGAAGCTACCGTGGCCGGCGCGCAGATCCTGGTGGACTACGGCACGCCCATGCGGCGCGGGCGCGAAATCTTCGGGCAGGTAGTGCCGTGGGGGCAGGTGTGGAGGACGGGAGCCAACCGCGCCACGCACTTCACCACCGACCGCACGCTGGTGCTGGGCGACGACCCGTGCAGCGACCTCGTGGTGCCGCCGGGCGAGTACACGCTGTACACCATCCCGGAACAGGACGGCGGATGGCTGATCGTCAACCGGCAGACGGGCCAGGGCGGCACCACCTACGACGCCGCGCGCGACCTGGGCCGCGTGCGCATGACGCGGACGACGCACGCCGAGCCGGTGGAGGCGTTCACCATCGACGTGGAGCCCGCCGGGAACGGCGGAACCCTGCGCATCATCTGGGACCGCAGTGCATTCACCGTCCCCTTCCGGGTCCGGTAG
- a CDS encoding aminodeoxychorismate/anthranilate synthase component II, translating to MILVIDNYDSFTFNLVQYLGELGAEMEVRRNDELSVDQIREMAPERIVISPGPCTPAEAGVSVDVIKQLGPTTPILGVCLGHQSIGAAYGGDVVRARRVMHGKTSPIRHHGEGIFAGVPSPLTVARYHSLVIEPSTLPDELEAIAWTQEEGWEDEIQAVRHREHPVWGVQFHPESIASEHGHDLLRNFLRMG from the coding sequence ATGATACTGGTTATCGATAACTACGACAGCTTCACCTTCAATCTCGTGCAGTACCTGGGCGAGTTGGGGGCGGAGATGGAAGTGCGGCGCAACGACGAGCTGTCGGTGGACCAGATCCGCGAGATGGCGCCGGAACGAATCGTGATCTCTCCCGGGCCGTGCACCCCGGCCGAGGCCGGCGTGTCGGTGGACGTCATCAAGCAGCTGGGGCCCACCACGCCCATCCTGGGCGTGTGCCTGGGCCACCAGTCCATTGGGGCCGCGTACGGCGGCGACGTGGTGCGCGCGCGGCGGGTGATGCACGGCAAGACGTCGCCCATCCGCCACCACGGCGAGGGGATCTTCGCGGGCGTGCCCTCGCCGCTTACGGTGGCGCGCTACCATTCGCTGGTCATCGAGCCGAGCACGCTTCCCGACGAGCTGGAAGCGATCGCCTGGACGCAGGAGGAGGGGTGGGAGGACGAGATCCAGGCGGTGAGGCATCGCGAGCACCCGGTGTGGGGCGTGCAGTTTCACCCCGAGTCCATCGCCAGCGAGCACGGGCACGACCTGCTGCGCAACTTCCTGCGGATGGGATGA
- a CDS encoding class I SAM-dependent methyltransferase, with translation MSREDALVRSWSHNAEAWTRTVREGGIESRRLVTDVAIVRTVLERRPERVLDLGCGEGWLARALAEQGIGVVGIDVSPELVDAARRAGGGEFHALAYDALAADPALAGGEYDAVVCNFALLDEHPVPLLSALRRVLHPGGALVIQTVHPWTAAGEGRYEDGWRTETFEGFGEGFAEPMPWYFRTLESWTDVIAAAGYALANLREPLHPNTGRPASLILTCVMQMTLSPGESPV, from the coding sequence GTGAGCCGGGAAGACGCGCTCGTCCGTAGCTGGAGCCACAACGCCGAGGCGTGGACCCGCACCGTGCGCGAGGGAGGGATCGAGAGCCGGCGGCTGGTGACCGATGTCGCCATCGTCCGCACGGTGCTGGAGCGCCGGCCGGAACGGGTGCTGGACCTGGGCTGCGGTGAGGGGTGGCTGGCGAGGGCGCTGGCGGAGCAGGGGATCGGCGTCGTGGGGATCGACGTTTCGCCTGAGTTGGTGGACGCGGCGCGCCGGGCGGGCGGGGGAGAGTTCCACGCCCTGGCCTACGACGCGCTGGCGGCGGACCCGGCGCTCGCCGGCGGGGAGTACGACGCTGTCGTCTGCAACTTTGCCCTGCTGGACGAGCATCCCGTCCCCCTGCTCTCGGCGCTACGGCGCGTCCTGCATCCCGGCGGGGCGCTGGTCATCCAGACGGTGCATCCGTGGACCGCGGCGGGCGAGGGGCGCTACGAGGACGGATGGCGGACGGAAACCTTCGAGGGCTTCGGCGAGGGCTTTGCGGAGCCCATGCCCTGGTACTTCCGCACCCTGGAATCGTGGACGGACGTAATCGCGGCCGCGGGCTACGCCCTCGCGAACCTGCGCGAGCCCCTGCACCCGAACACCGGCCGCCCCGCCTCGCTGATCCTCACCTGCGTGATGCAAATGACCCTGTCGCCGGGGGAATCTCCCGTTTAG
- a CDS encoding double zinc ribbon domain-containing protein has protein sequence MSEIQISDNYNDLSTDSGFQFEFHCEHCGEAWRSEFDRYAAGTADGLLGAAEGLFGGIFGSARNALSHVRNAGWSKARDTALREAVTSAREHFHRCPRCANHNCDNCWNEDEGTCISCVPRLDPELAAINREAKIARAREVAYEKASVSEADLEQRVVSCRDCGAPAGRGKFCPECGVALSLNKTCGGCSAEMPSSAKFCPECGEKA, from the coding sequence ATGAGCGAAATCCAGATCTCCGACAACTACAACGACCTGTCCACCGACAGCGGCTTTCAGTTCGAGTTCCACTGCGAGCACTGCGGCGAAGCCTGGCGCTCGGAGTTCGACCGGTACGCGGCGGGAACGGCGGATGGGTTGCTGGGCGCGGCGGAGGGATTGTTCGGCGGCATTTTCGGCAGCGCGCGCAACGCGCTGTCGCACGTGCGGAACGCGGGCTGGTCCAAGGCCCGCGACACGGCGCTGCGCGAGGCGGTGACGAGCGCGCGCGAGCACTTTCACCGCTGCCCGCGGTGCGCCAACCACAACTGCGACAACTGCTGGAACGAGGACGAGGGCACCTGCATCTCGTGCGTGCCGCGGCTGGATCCCGAGCTGGCCGCCATCAACCGCGAAGCCAAAATCGCCCGCGCCCGCGAGGTGGCGTACGAAAAGGCCAGCGTCAGCGAAGCAGACCTGGAGCAGCGCGTGGTCAGCTGCCGCGACTGCGGCGCGCCCGCGGGGCGGGGCAAGTTCTGCCCCGAGTGCGGCGTGGCGCTCTCGCTGAACAAGACGTGCGGCGGCTGCTCGGCCGAGATGCCGTCCAGCGCCAAGTTCTGCCCGGAGTGCGGCGAAAAGGCCTGA
- a CDS encoding response regulator — translation MKKILLVEDNEMNRDMLSRRLERKGYDVVVAVDGQDGVDRAARELPDLVLMDMSLPVLDGWEATRRLKATPATGHIPIIALTAHAMAGDREHAMGAGCDDYDTKPIDLARLLTKIENLLARHARG, via the coding sequence ATGAAGAAGATCCTGCTGGTGGAAGACAACGAGATGAACCGCGACATGCTGTCGAGGCGCCTGGAGAGGAAGGGCTACGACGTGGTGGTCGCGGTCGACGGGCAGGACGGGGTGGACAGGGCCGCCAGGGAGCTGCCGGACCTGGTGCTGATGGACATGAGCCTCCCGGTCCTGGACGGATGGGAGGCCACGCGGCGCCTGAAGGCCACGCCGGCTACGGGCCACATTCCCATCATCGCGCTCACCGCGCACGCCATGGCGGGCGACCGGGAGCACGCCATGGGTGCCGGGTGCGACGACTACGACACCAAGCCGATCGACCTGGCGCGCCTGCTCACGAAGATCGAGAATCTCCTGGCCCGGCACGCCCGGGGCTGA
- a CDS encoding response regulator: MKRERLVPDIETYAQDIVDTVREPLLMLDTTLRVRSANRAFYQTFRVSAEETEDQLIYELGNGQWDIPDLRTLLEDIVPKNSVFDDFELEHTFPAIGRRVMLLNARQLRAGGHGELLVLAMEDVTERRRAEADLEAIDAYAQDIVDTVREPLLILDPSLRVRSANRAFYQTFEVGAEETENQLIYELGNGQWDIPALRTLLEDIIPKSSVFNDFELEHTFPQIGRRVMLLNARQLRAGSHDELLVLAMEDVTERRRAEAELEAIETYAQDIVETVREPLLILDASLRVRSANRAFYHTFEVGAEETENQLIYELGNGQWDIPALRTLLEDIIPKSSVFNDFELEHTFPQIGRRVMLLNARQLRAGSHDELLVLALEDVTERRRAEADLVAIETYAQDIVETVREPLLILDASLRVRSANRAFYHTFEVGAEETEGQLIYELGNGQWDIPDLRVLLEDIIPTRSVFNDFELEHTFPQIGRRVMLLNARQLRAGSHGELLMLALEDVTERRRAEEEVAEAREAAESANRSKSQFLANMSHELRTPLNAILGYSEMLQEEADEQSLGSFTVDLGRINSAGKHLLALINDILDLSKIEAGKMELFVERFDLAELIDEVASTVQPMVQKNANTLKVVRVAGLGEMRADQMKVRQALYNLLSNAVKFTQGGTITLNADRQLMDGGEWIVFRVADTGIGLSDEQLSKLFLDFSQADASTTRRFGGTGLGLALTRRFCQMMGGDVSVQSVLGEGSVFTIKLPALMQESAPEGDGARAGAFVASRAGEIPAGGEAPPGTRYVLVIDDDPAPRELLQRYLTEEGFAVRTAASGSEGLLLARTLHPAAITLDVMMPEMDGWSVLKALKEDPELRGVPVIMLTMVDDPERGFALGAAEYATKPVDRSRLSATLRRYARPGPESLVLMVEDDPATRAMMRNVLDKEGWRVCEADDGRAGLRCMERERPDVILLDLMMPEMDGFEFADQVRHHPEWRNVPIIVITAHDLSARDRQRLSGYVETILQKTGDSHESLLSRVRELLDDFAVPRGARTTPTGDEAARPAPDASGTR, encoded by the coding sequence ATGAAACGCGAACGGCTGGTGCCCGACATCGAGACGTACGCGCAGGACATCGTGGATACCGTGCGTGAGCCCCTGCTCATGCTCGACACCACCCTCCGCGTGCGCAGCGCCAACCGCGCCTTCTACCAGACCTTCCGTGTTTCCGCGGAAGAAACCGAGGACCAGCTCATCTACGAGCTGGGCAACGGCCAGTGGGACATCCCCGACCTGCGGACCCTGCTCGAGGACATCGTCCCCAAGAACTCGGTGTTCGACGACTTCGAGCTGGAGCACACCTTTCCGGCAATCGGGCGGCGGGTGATGCTGCTGAACGCCCGGCAGCTGCGTGCCGGCGGCCACGGCGAGCTGCTGGTGCTGGCCATGGAGGACGTCACCGAGCGCCGGCGCGCGGAAGCGGACCTGGAGGCCATTGACGCCTACGCCCAGGACATCGTCGACACCGTCCGCGAGCCGCTGCTGATCCTGGACCCGTCGCTCCGCGTGCGCAGCGCCAACCGCGCCTTCTACCAGACCTTCGAGGTGGGGGCGGAAGAAACGGAGAACCAGCTGATCTACGAGCTGGGCAACGGGCAGTGGGACATCCCGGCGCTGCGCACCCTGCTGGAAGACATCATCCCCAAGAGCTCGGTGTTCAACGACTTCGAGCTGGAGCACACCTTTCCCCAGATCGGGCGGCGGGTGATGCTGCTGAACGCCCGGCAGCTGCGCGCCGGCAGCCATGACGAGCTGCTGGTGCTGGCCATGGAGGACGTCACCGAGCGCCGCCGCGCCGAGGCGGAGCTGGAGGCCATCGAGACGTACGCGCAGGACATCGTGGAAACCGTCCGCGAGCCGCTGCTGATCCTGGACGCGTCGCTCCGCGTGCGCAGCGCCAACCGCGCCTTCTACCACACCTTCGAGGTGGGGGCGGAGGAGACGGAGAACCAGCTCATCTACGAGCTCGGCAACGGGCAGTGGGACATTCCGGCGCTGCGCACCCTGCTGGAAGACATCATCCCCAAGAGCTCGGTGTTCAACGACTTCGAGCTGGAGCACACCTTTCCCCAGATCGGGCGGCGGGTGATGCTGCTGAACGCCCGGCAGCTGCGCGCGGGGAGCCACGACGAGCTGCTGGTGCTGGCGCTTGAGGACGTCACGGAGCGCCGCCGCGCCGAGGCGGACCTGGTGGCCATCGAGACGTACGCGCAGGACATCGTGGAAACGGTCCGCGAGCCACTGCTGATCCTGGACGCCTCGCTCCGCGTGCGCAGCGCCAACCGGGCGTTCTACCACACGTTCGAGGTGGGGGCCGAAGAGACGGAGGGCCAGCTCATCTACGAGCTGGGCAACGGCCAGTGGGACATCCCCGACCTGCGCGTGCTGCTGGAAGACATCATCCCCACGCGGTCGGTGTTCAACGACTTCGAGCTGGAGCACACCTTTCCCCAGATCGGGCGGCGGGTGATGCTGCTGAACGCCCGGCAGCTGCGCGCCGGCAGCCACGGCGAGCTGCTGATGCTGGCCCTGGAGGACGTGACCGAGCGGCGGCGCGCCGAGGAGGAGGTGGCGGAGGCCCGCGAGGCGGCGGAGTCGGCGAACCGCTCCAAGAGCCAGTTCCTGGCCAACATGAGCCACGAGCTGCGCACGCCGCTGAACGCCATCCTCGGCTACTCGGAGATGCTCCAGGAAGAGGCCGACGAGCAGAGCCTGGGATCGTTCACGGTAGACCTGGGACGCATCAACTCCGCGGGGAAGCACCTGCTGGCGCTGATCAACGACATCCTGGACCTGTCGAAGATCGAAGCGGGGAAGATGGAGCTGTTCGTGGAGCGGTTCGACCTGGCCGAGCTGATCGACGAGGTCGCCTCGACGGTACAGCCGATGGTGCAGAAGAACGCCAACACCCTGAAGGTGGTGCGCGTCGCCGGCCTGGGCGAGATGCGGGCGGACCAGATGAAGGTGCGGCAGGCGCTCTACAACCTGCTTTCCAACGCGGTGAAGTTCACCCAGGGCGGCACCATCACCCTGAACGCCGACCGCCAGCTGATGGACGGGGGCGAGTGGATCGTGTTCCGGGTGGCGGACACGGGGATCGGGCTGAGCGACGAGCAGCTGTCCAAGCTGTTCCTGGACTTCAGCCAGGCCGACGCATCCACCACGCGCCGCTTCGGGGGGACGGGGCTGGGGCTGGCCCTCACCCGCCGCTTCTGCCAGATGATGGGCGGCGACGTTTCCGTGCAGAGCGTGCTGGGCGAGGGGAGCGTGTTCACCATCAAGCTTCCCGCGCTGATGCAGGAGAGCGCGCCGGAGGGCGACGGGGCCCGGGCCGGCGCCTTCGTGGCTTCGCGTGCCGGCGAGATCCCCGCGGGCGGCGAGGCCCCGCCCGGAACGCGCTACGTGCTGGTGATCGACGACGACCCCGCTCCGCGAGAGCTGCTGCAGCGCTACCTGACGGAGGAGGGGTTCGCCGTTCGCACCGCGGCCAGCGGGTCCGAGGGGCTGCTCCTCGCGCGCACCCTGCACCCCGCCGCCATCACGCTGGACGTGATGATGCCGGAGATGGACGGCTGGAGCGTGCTCAAGGCGCTGAAGGAAGACCCGGAGCTGCGCGGCGTCCCCGTCATCATGCTCACCATGGTGGACGACCCGGAGCGTGGATTCGCGCTGGGCGCGGCCGAGTACGCCACCAAGCCGGTGGACCGGAGCCGCCTGTCCGCCACCCTTCGCCGGTATGCGCGCCCGGGGCCCGAGTCGCTGGTGCTGATGGTGGAGGACGACCCGGCGACGCGTGCGATGATGCGCAACGTGCTCGACAAGGAAGGGTGGCGCGTCTGCGAGGCCGACGACGGCCGGGCCGGGCTCCGGTGCATGGAGCGGGAGCGCCCCGACGTGATCCTGCTGGACCTGATGATGCCGGAGATGGACGGCTTCGAGTTCGCCGACCAGGTGCGCCACCACCCCGAGTGGCGCAACGTGCCCATCATCGTCATCACCGCCCACGACCTCAGCGCCCGCGACCGCCAGCGGCTGAGCGGCTACGTAGAAACCATCCTGCAGAAGACGGGCGACTCGCACGAGTCGCTGCTGTCGCGCGTGCGCGAGCTGCTCGACGACTTCGCCGTTCCCCGCGGCGCGAGGACCACCCCCACTGGAGACGAAGCGGCGCGGCCGGCGCCTGACGCTTCGGGTACGCGATGA
- a CDS encoding threonine/serine ThrE exporter family protein: protein MASTARTEYPEPDPAAVGFVMHLGRAMHSYGEASHRLEDILGALSDRLGLQGAQFFSQPTSLMASFGPVEFQRTYMLRVQPGDVDLRNLAAVHAVSLEVAQGHISPVEGSARIAAIAASPSPYGPFLTTLAFGGISGASCQLLGGGVREIVAGTVLGLGLRGFMLVAARVPRLGRVFEPLAALLVSGAAVALAHVGGPLSVLIATLAGLIVLLPGLTLTNALNELASRQLASGTARLSGAFITFLGLAFGVALGNRLATAAFGAPAAVQAGSLPGWAGLVALVVSPLCGVVLLKAAPRDIPWIVVGTAFGVGGGQVGAAALGVELGAFAGAFAVGLASSIYARLQNRPPAVVLVPGILLLVPGSVGFRGLTSLMERQTLAGIETAFSMMLTAVALVSGLLIAGVIAPERRVRDPGAPTRRPRLSG, encoded by the coding sequence TTGGCGAGCACCGCCCGGACCGAGTACCCCGAGCCCGATCCCGCGGCCGTGGGCTTCGTGATGCACCTGGGGCGCGCCATGCACAGCTATGGCGAGGCGTCGCACCGGCTGGAAGACATCCTGGGCGCCCTGTCGGACCGCCTGGGGCTGCAGGGGGCGCAGTTCTTTTCGCAGCCCACGTCGCTGATGGCGTCGTTCGGCCCCGTGGAGTTCCAGCGTACGTACATGCTGCGCGTGCAGCCGGGCGACGTGGACCTGCGCAACCTGGCGGCGGTGCACGCCGTGAGCCTGGAGGTGGCGCAGGGGCACATCTCTCCCGTGGAGGGAAGCGCGCGCATCGCCGCCATCGCCGCGTCGCCGTCGCCGTACGGGCCGTTCCTGACCACGCTGGCCTTTGGCGGCATCTCGGGGGCGAGCTGCCAGCTCCTGGGCGGCGGCGTGCGCGAGATCGTCGCCGGCACGGTGCTGGGGCTGGGACTGCGCGGGTTCATGCTGGTGGCGGCGCGGGTGCCGCGGCTGGGGCGCGTGTTCGAGCCTCTGGCCGCCCTGCTGGTGAGCGGCGCGGCCGTGGCGCTGGCGCACGTGGGCGGCCCGCTCTCCGTGCTGATCGCCACGCTCGCCGGGCTGATCGTGCTGCTGCCGGGGCTGACGCTGACCAACGCGCTGAACGAGCTCGCCAGCCGGCAGCTGGCGTCGGGGACGGCGCGGCTGAGCGGCGCCTTCATCACCTTCCTGGGGCTGGCGTTCGGCGTGGCGCTGGGCAACCGGCTGGCGACAGCCGCGTTCGGCGCGCCGGCCGCCGTGCAGGCGGGCTCGCTGCCGGGATGGGCCGGGCTGGTAGCGCTGGTGGTGTCGCCCCTGTGCGGCGTGGTGCTGTTGAAGGCGGCGCCGCGTGACATCCCATGGATCGTGGTCGGCACCGCGTTCGGCGTCGGCGGGGGCCAGGTGGGCGCGGCGGCGCTGGGGGTGGAGCTGGGCGCCTTTGCCGGGGCGTTCGCGGTGGGCCTGGCCAGCAGCATCTACGCGCGGCTGCAGAACCGGCCCCCCGCCGTGGTGCTGGTGCCCGGCATCCTGCTGCTGGTACCGGGGAGCGTGGGCTTCCGCGGGCTCACCTCGCTGATGGAGCGGCAGACGCTGGCGGGGATCGAAACGGCGTTCAGTATGATGCTCACGGCCGTGGCCCTCGTCTCGGGGCTGCTCATCGCCGGCGTGATCGCCCCGGAGCGGCGGGTGCGCGATCCCGGCGCCCCCACCCGCCGCCCGCGCCTGAGCGGCTGA
- the kdsB gene encoding 3-deoxy-manno-octulosonate cytidylyltransferase has product MAAGVLGVIPARLSSQRLPEKPLHPLAGRPLIEWVWRRVSAFALFDALVIATDSERVADVARGFGARVALTREDHPSGTDRVAEVAEMGEYAGFGTIVNVQGDEPFVSREHLEAAIRLVREGGWDAGTVATPIGSVDEWREPSVVKVVRGDDGAGLYFSRAPVPFARDAEPDFASGPYLRHVGIYSYRRDALLRWVALPEAPLERIEKLEQLRPLAAGIRIGVAVGAPAEGGVDTPADAARAERILGSASTPDLIEAPA; this is encoded by the coding sequence GTGGCTGCCGGAGTTCTCGGCGTCATCCCGGCCCGGCTGTCTTCGCAACGACTCCCTGAAAAACCGCTGCATCCGCTCGCTGGCCGGCCCCTGATCGAATGGGTCTGGCGGCGCGTTTCGGCGTTCGCCCTTTTCGATGCGCTCGTCATCGCGACGGACAGCGAGCGCGTGGCCGACGTCGCCCGCGGGTTCGGCGCGCGGGTGGCGCTCACGCGCGAGGACCATCCCTCCGGCACGGACCGCGTCGCGGAAGTCGCGGAGATGGGCGAGTACGCGGGCTTCGGCACCATCGTCAACGTGCAGGGCGACGAGCCGTTCGTCAGCCGCGAGCATCTCGAAGCTGCCATCCGCCTCGTCCGCGAGGGCGGGTGGGATGCGGGCACCGTGGCGACGCCCATCGGCTCGGTGGACGAGTGGCGCGAGCCCTCGGTGGTGAAGGTGGTGAGGGGCGACGACGGCGCGGGACTGTACTTTTCGCGCGCCCCCGTCCCCTTCGCCCGTGACGCCGAGCCGGACTTCGCATCCGGGCCGTACCTGCGCCACGTCGGCATCTACAGCTACCGCCGCGACGCGCTGCTCCGCTGGGTGGCGCTCCCCGAGGCGCCGCTGGAGCGGATCGAAAAGCTGGAGCAGCTCCGTCCGCTGGCCGCGGGAATCCGCATCGGCGTGGCGGTGGGCGCGCCGGCCGAGGGCGGGGTCGACACCCCGGCCGACGCGGCGCGCGCCGAGCGCATCCTGGGCAGTGCATCTACACCCGACCTGATCGAGGCACCCGCATGA
- a CDS encoding CTP synthase codes for MNTTPTKYIFVTGGVVSSLGKGIAAASIGRLLVDRGLRVTIQKFDPYINVDPGTLSPFQHGEVFVTDDGAETDLDLGHYERFVGESLSVANSITTGRIYQEVIQKERRGEYLGATVQVIPHITDAIKTAIRRLAPNHDVVITEIGGTVGDIESLPFLEAIRQYRQEVGREHTLFIHLTLIPYIAAAGELKTKPTQHSVRELMEIGIQPDILICRSEHALPPEMRRKIALFTNVDVASVIEARDVASIYEVPLEYHKQRLDDQVCAKLGLQTAKPDLGEWERLVERVKRPKNGAVKIAVVGKYVALVDSYKSVQEALYHGGIANDVKVEIDWLSSEDFENGQPADKLSQYHGLLIPGGFGVRGVEGMLSAIQWARENGLPFFGICLGMQTAIIEFSRSVCGLAQAHSAEWERDTSDPVICLMDSQRQITDLGGTQRLGAYTARLAPGSRSAEIYGGNEISERHRHRYEVNNEYRPQLEDAGMRISGTSPDGNLVEMIELPDHPWFVATQAHPELKSRPDHPHPLFASFVGAAVARRNGEEQVSMHRDLAPAASKVAASESAPETVVA; via the coding sequence ATGAACACGACTCCCACCAAGTACATCTTCGTCACCGGCGGCGTGGTGTCGTCGCTGGGGAAGGGGATCGCCGCGGCCTCCATCGGCCGGCTCCTGGTGGACCGCGGACTTCGGGTGACCATCCAGAAGTTCGATCCGTACATCAACGTAGACCCGGGCACCCTTTCGCCCTTTCAGCACGGCGAGGTGTTCGTTACCGACGACGGCGCCGAGACCGACCTGGACCTGGGCCACTACGAGCGCTTCGTGGGCGAGTCGCTTTCCGTCGCCAACTCCATTACCACCGGGCGCATCTACCAGGAAGTCATCCAGAAGGAGCGCCGCGGCGAGTACCTGGGCGCCACGGTGCAGGTGATTCCCCACATCACCGACGCCATCAAGACGGCCATCCGCCGCCTGGCGCCCAACCACGACGTGGTGATCACCGAGATCGGCGGCACCGTGGGAGACATCGAGTCGCTGCCGTTCCTGGAGGCCATCCGCCAGTACCGGCAGGAGGTGGGGCGCGAGCACACGCTGTTCATCCACCTGACGCTGATCCCCTACATCGCGGCGGCCGGCGAGCTGAAGACCAAGCCCACGCAGCACTCCGTGCGCGAGCTGATGGAAATCGGCATTCAGCCCGACATCCTCATCTGCCGCAGCGAGCACGCGCTTCCGCCCGAGATGCGCCGCAAGATCGCCCTGTTCACCAACGTGGACGTGGCCAGCGTCATCGAGGCGCGCGACGTCGCGAGCATCTACGAGGTGCCGCTGGAATATCACAAGCAGCGGCTCGACGACCAGGTGTGCGCCAAGCTGGGGCTGCAGACCGCCAAGCCCGACCTGGGCGAGTGGGAGCGCCTGGTGGAGCGGGTGAAGCGGCCCAAGAACGGCGCGGTGAAGATCGCCGTCGTGGGCAAGTACGTGGCGCTGGTCGATTCGTACAAGTCGGTGCAGGAGGCGCTGTACCACGGCGGCATCGCCAACGACGTCAAGGTGGAGATCGACTGGCTGTCGTCCGAGGACTTCGAGAACGGCCAGCCCGCGGACAAGCTGTCGCAGTACCACGGCCTGCTGATCCCCGGCGGCTTCGGCGTGCGCGGGGTGGAGGGGATGCTTTCCGCCATCCAGTGGGCGCGCGAGAACGGCCTTCCGTTCTTCGGCATCTGCCTGGGGATGCAGACGGCCATCATCGAGTTCTCGCGCTCCGTCTGCGGCCTGGCCCAGGCGCACTCCGCCGAGTGGGAGCGCGACACGAGCGACCCGGTGATCTGCCTGATGGACAGCCAGCGCCAGATCACCGACCTGGGCGGCACGCAGCGGCTGGGCGCGTACACGGCGCGCCTGGCGCCCGGCTCGCGCTCCGCCGAGATCTACGGGGGCAATGAGATCAGCGAGCGCCACCGGCACCGCTACGAGGTGAACAACGAGTACCGGCCGCAGCTGGAGGACGCGGGGATGCGCATCAGCGGCACCTCGCCCGACGGCAACCTGGTGGAGATGATCGAGCTGCCGGACCACCCCTGGTTCGTCGCCACGCAGGCGCATCCCGAGCTCAAGTCGCGGCCCGACCATCCGCACCCGCTCTTCGCGTCCTTCGTCGGCGCGGCGGTCGCGCGGCGGAACGGCGAGGAGCAGGTGAGCATGCACCGCGACCTCGCGCCGGCCGCGTCGAAGGTGGCGGCTTCGGAGTCCGCGCCGGAGACGGTGGTCGCGTGA